CGTCGTCGGTGATGACGACGCCGTGGTGCCGCTCGAGGACGGCGCGGCGCGCGCGGAGGATCTCCATCGTCTCCGGCGGCGAGAGCTCGCGGATGTCGACGCGCTGGAAGCGTCGCTCGAGCGCGGGATCGGTCATGATCCACCGCTCGTACTCGTCCGACGTCGTGGCGCCGATGACGCGGAAGTCGCCGCGGGTGAGCGCGGGCTTCAGCATGTTGCCGGCGTCCATCGCCGCGCCCTGCGCGGTGCCCTGCCCGACGAGGTTGTGCAGCTCGTCGATGAACAGGATGACGTCGGGGGCCGCGGTGACCTCGGCGACGATCGCCTGGACGCGCTCCTCGTACTGGCCGCGGTACATCGTGCCGCCGAGCAGCGCCATGTGGTCGAGCGCGAGGACGCGGGCGCCGCGGAGTGCGAGCGGGAGGCGCCCTTCCGCCGCGCGCTGGGCGAGCCCCTCCACGATGGCCGTCTTGCCGACGCCGGCCGGCCCGGTGAGCACCGGGTTGTTCTTGCCGTGCCGCAGCAGCACGTCGATCACGCGGTCGATCTCGGGGTCGCGGCAGCGGATCGGGTCGAGTCGGCCGGCGCGCGCGGCCGACGTCAGGTCGCGCGTGAACTTCGTGAGCGCGGTCTCGGTGGATGGGCGCAAGATGTCGCCGAGCGTCACGGTTGCAGGATTCGCGTCATGTACCAGGCGATGAGGCGGTCGCCCCAGAGGAGTGTGAACAGCGCGGCGGGCGCGAGGAAGACCCCGAAAGGAATCTCCGTGATGTCGCGGGCGCCATCGAGCTCCTCGGTGGTACCCCCGGACGGCGCCGTCGATGCACCGCCGCGGGCGCGCAAGAGCCTCGCCGGCACCACGACGAGCGCCGCGACGACGGCCCCGATGAACGCGGCGACGAGCACGGTGAGCCCAGCGCGCCCGGCGCCGAGCGCGGCGCCGATGCCGGCCATCATCGTGATGTCCCCCTCGCCCATCGCCTCGCGGCCGAAGGCCCGCTCGCCGAGCCAGCGCAGGATCGCGATCGCGCCGGCGCCGGTGCACGCGCCCACGATGGCGTCGTACGGCCCGGCGAAGTGCGAGGATTCGGCGACGCTCGGCGCGAACCAGACCGCGAACGCGACGAGCAGCTGCCAGGCGAGCAGGAACAGCGTGAAGCCGTCCGGGATGACGTAGTGCTTCGCGTCGGTGGCGGAGATGCCGAACAGCACGGTGCCGAACACGGCGACCCGGAGCGCCTCGATGCTCGGACCGAACGTGGCGACGGCCGCCACCCAGCCGAGGGCGACGAGCAGCTCGACGGCCGGGTAGGCGGCCGAGATCGGAAGGCCGCAG
This DNA window, taken from Gemmatirosa kalamazoonensis, encodes the following:
- a CDS encoding AAA family ATPase → MRPSTETALTKFTRDLTSAARAGRLDPIRCRDPEIDRVIDVLLRHGKNNPVLTGPAGVGKTAIVEGLAQRAAEGRLPLALRGARVLALDHMALLGGTMYRGQYEERVQAIVAEVTAAPDVILFIDELHNLVGQGTAQGAAMDAGNMLKPALTRGDFRVIGATTSDEYERWIMTDPALERRFQRVDIRELSPPETMEILRARRAVLERHHGVVITDDALQAALQLTDEWMVERMRPDRCIDALDETCAHLQAKAAHSPRTEALLKERRALIAERAAAEDERAERARQRRAEARRAGKPAEEAGVDAPDDASEETGSDKLNRYAQQGMAYIERFGQELESFFGDAPPPQPIPKTPPRAAPRPAPRPAPNADGPLPPPAPRLGEIEAELAPLLVAEGAVVRGVDVARIVSRTVGRTVKWP
- a CDS encoding prepilin peptidase, translated to MPIPQPAALVLAFLIGAVIGSFLNVCIVRWPEGLSVVRPPSRCPKCGRGVRWFENVPIVSWLVLRGKCAGCGLPISAAYPAVELLVALGWVAAVATFGPSIEALRVAVFGTVLFGISATDAKHYVIPDGFTLFLLAWQLLVAFAVWFAPSVAESSHFAGPYDAIVGACTGAGAIAILRWLGERAFGREAMGEGDITMMAGIGAALGAGRAGLTVLVAAFIGAVVAALVVVPARLLRARGGASTAPSGGTTEELDGARDITEIPFGVFLAPAALFTLLWGDRLIAWYMTRILQP